The following coding sequences lie in one Kitasatospora azatica KCTC 9699 genomic window:
- a CDS encoding DUF3099 domain-containing protein, with protein MSRSTDDGEVFRITGARTSLSEDVRGRQRRYVISMLIRTACVLLAVVLWNVQRYVAFGALGAGVLLPYFAVIIANAGRERAPGLPSTFDVPATTPLMLGPGGTGGGGAASGPGGTGGTTASRSDAPSS; from the coding sequence ATGAGCAGGAGTACGGACGACGGCGAAGTCTTCCGGATCACCGGAGCCCGGACCAGCCTCTCCGAGGACGTCCGCGGGCGGCAGCGCCGCTACGTGATCTCCATGCTGATCCGTACCGCCTGCGTGCTGCTGGCCGTGGTGCTCTGGAACGTCCAGCGGTACGTGGCCTTCGGCGCGCTCGGCGCGGGGGTGCTGCTGCCCTACTTCGCGGTGATCATCGCCAACGCCGGCCGGGAGCGGGCTCCCGGGCTGCCCAGCACCTTCGACGTCCCGGCCACCACGCCGCTGATGCTCGGCCCGGGCGGTACCGGCGGTGGCGGTGCTGCCAGCGGCCCTGGCGGCACCGGCGGCACCACGGCCAGCCGATCTGACGCCCCGTCATCCTGA
- a CDS encoding MBL fold metallo-hydrolase, with the protein MSEATPGTGRRRGRLLTLTALATGLGAAAWTLREVPVAFGRDPDGERDGRIRNSPQYADGTFHNAPSDLARSSGPTRPDRDTFRRMLFDRAGRTPVRPIPLVRPAAAVEPKTAGVQITWYGHASALVEIEGARVLLDPIWSERCSPSAHLGPKRLHPVPVELEDLPAVDAVLISHDHYDHLDMATVKRLLRSQSAPFAVPLGIGGHLRRWGVPEHRIIELDWDETCTLGELTVTLTAAHHFSGRSLTRNTTLWGSWVIAGPTRKVFYTGDSGYFEGYAAIGAQHGPFDASLVQIGAYDEAWADIHMTPEDAVLAHRELGGGLLVPVHWCTFNLGLHPWAEPVERLLAEAKAQGVPVAIPRPGERVDVAEPPELDAWWVGLA; encoded by the coding sequence ATGAGCGAGGCAACCCCTGGGACCGGCAGGCGCCGGGGCCGACTGCTCACCCTGACGGCGCTGGCCACCGGCCTGGGCGCCGCGGCCTGGACGCTGCGCGAGGTCCCCGTCGCCTTCGGGCGTGACCCGGACGGCGAGCGGGACGGCCGGATCCGCAACTCCCCCCAGTACGCGGACGGCACCTTCCACAACGCGCCCTCCGACCTCGCCCGCTCCTCCGGGCCCACCCGCCCCGACCGCGACACCTTCCGCCGGATGCTCTTCGACCGGGCCGGCCGCACCCCCGTCCGCCCGATCCCGCTGGTCCGCCCCGCAGCCGCCGTTGAGCCGAAGACCGCCGGCGTGCAGATCACCTGGTACGGCCACGCCTCCGCGCTGGTCGAGATCGAGGGCGCCCGGGTGCTGCTCGACCCGATCTGGAGCGAGCGCTGCTCCCCCTCCGCGCACCTGGGCCCCAAGCGGCTGCACCCGGTGCCGGTGGAGCTGGAGGACCTGCCCGCGGTCGACGCCGTGCTGATCTCGCACGACCACTACGACCACCTGGACATGGCCACCGTCAAGCGCCTGCTGCGCAGCCAGTCGGCGCCGTTCGCGGTGCCGCTGGGCATCGGCGGCCACCTGCGCCGCTGGGGCGTGCCCGAGCACCGGATCATCGAGCTGGACTGGGACGAGACCTGCACGCTCGGCGAGCTGACCGTGACGCTGACCGCCGCGCACCACTTCTCCGGCCGCTCGCTGACCCGCAACACCACGCTCTGGGGCTCCTGGGTGATCGCCGGTCCGACCCGCAAGGTCTTCTACACCGGCGACTCCGGCTACTTCGAGGGCTATGCGGCGATCGGCGCCCAGCACGGCCCGTTCGACGCCTCGCTGGTCCAGATCGGCGCCTACGACGAGGCCTGGGCGGACATCCACATGACGCCCGAGGACGCCGTGCTGGCCCACCGCGAGCTGGGCGGCGGGCTGCTGGTGCCGGTCCACTGGTGCACCTTCAACCTGGGCCTGCACCCGTGGGCCGAGCCGGTCGAACGGCTGCTCGCGGAGGCCAAGGCGCAGGGCGTCCCGGTGGCCATCCCCCGCCCGGGCGAGCGGGTGGACGTGGCCGAGCCGCCGGAGCTGGACGCCTGGTGGGTCGGCCTGGCCTGA
- a CDS encoding RNA 2'-phosphotransferase, which translates to MDEKRLVKTSKMLARILRHDPGRIGIELDEGGWVAVATLLAALARRGNPLSREQLDHVVATNNKQRFAYSEDGSRIRASQGHTIAVDLGLTAVEPPPVLFHGTGQQSVAAIMREGLRPMSRQDVHLSADVETAVKVGSRHGRPAVLRVDAAGLAATGHEFRRSANGVWLTDTVPPAFLSRHGLSRHGLAPVSSTG; encoded by the coding sequence TTGGACGAAAAACGCCTGGTCAAGACCTCGAAGATGCTCGCGAGGATCTTGCGCCACGATCCCGGTCGGATCGGGATCGAGCTGGACGAGGGCGGCTGGGTGGCGGTCGCCACCCTGCTCGCCGCCCTCGCCCGGCGGGGCAACCCGCTGAGCCGGGAGCAGTTGGACCACGTGGTGGCCACCAACAACAAGCAGCGCTTCGCCTACAGCGAGGACGGCTCCCGGATCCGGGCCAGCCAGGGCCACACCATCGCCGTCGACCTGGGCCTGACCGCGGTCGAGCCCCCGCCGGTGCTCTTCCACGGCACCGGTCAGCAGTCGGTGGCGGCGATCATGCGCGAGGGCCTGCGCCCGATGAGCCGCCAGGACGTGCACCTCTCGGCGGACGTCGAGACGGCCGTCAAGGTCGGCTCCCGGCACGGCCGCCCGGCGGTGCTGCGGGTGGACGCGGCGGGGCTGGCGGCCACCGGCCACGAGTTCCGGCGCAGCGCCAACGGCGTCTGGCTCACCGACACCGTGCCGCCCGCCTTCTTGAGTCGACACGGCTTGAGTCGACACGGGCTCGCCCCGGTCTCCTCGACGGGATAA
- a CDS encoding metallopeptidase TldD-related protein — protein MSTQNNAPHQLVERALELSRADGCVVLVDEETTANLRWANNALTTNGVSRGRRLTVIATVDGAEGTASGVVAREAVTAAEVEELVRAAEAAAREAGPAEDAQPLLPPGAASGGDFTAPPAETSIEVFKDFAPELGAAFARARAAGQALYGFARHELTSTYLGSSTGLRLRHDQPTGTVELNAKAGGSSAWCGDATRDFTDIDVAALQSRLDQRLAWGKRKIELPAGRYETLIPPAAVADLMVYLNWTTSARDAVEGRTVFSRPNGATKLGERLSQLPLTLRSDPAEPGLECAPFVLAHSSGDFQSVFDNGLPITPTKWIRDGELTSLQATRHTAGLTGLPVRPLVDNLVLETADQAGAPTLEEMIAGTERALLLTCIWYIREVDPATLLLTGLTRDGVYLVEDGQVVGEVNNFRFNESPVDLLGRITEVGRTERCLPREWGDYFSRAAMPPVRVTDFNMSSVSQAS, from the coding sequence ATGTCCACCCAGAACAATGCCCCGCACCAGCTGGTCGAGCGAGCCCTGGAACTCTCCCGGGCCGACGGCTGCGTGGTCCTGGTCGACGAGGAGACCACCGCCAACCTGCGCTGGGCCAACAACGCCCTGACCACCAACGGCGTCAGCCGCGGCCGCCGGCTGACCGTGATCGCCACCGTGGACGGCGCCGAGGGCACCGCCTCCGGCGTGGTCGCCCGCGAGGCCGTCACCGCCGCCGAGGTCGAGGAGCTGGTCCGGGCCGCCGAGGCCGCCGCCCGCGAGGCCGGCCCGGCCGAGGACGCGCAGCCGCTGCTGCCGCCCGGCGCGGCCTCCGGCGGCGACTTCACCGCGCCGCCCGCCGAGACCTCGATCGAGGTCTTCAAGGACTTCGCCCCCGAGCTCGGCGCCGCCTTCGCCCGGGCCCGCGCGGCCGGCCAGGCGCTCTACGGCTTCGCCCGGCACGAGCTCACCTCCACCTACCTGGGCAGCTCCACCGGCCTGCGGCTGCGCCACGACCAGCCCACCGGCACCGTGGAGCTCAACGCCAAGGCCGGCGGCTCCTCGGCCTGGTGCGGCGACGCCACCCGGGACTTCACCGACATCGACGTCGCCGCCCTGCAGTCCCGGCTGGACCAGCGACTGGCCTGGGGCAAGCGCAAGATCGAGCTGCCGGCCGGCCGCTACGAGACCCTGATCCCGCCGGCCGCGGTGGCGGACCTGATGGTCTACCTCAACTGGACCACCAGCGCCCGCGACGCCGTCGAGGGCCGCACCGTCTTCAGCCGACCGAACGGCGCCACCAAGCTCGGCGAACGGCTCTCCCAGCTGCCGCTGACGCTGCGCTCCGACCCGGCCGAGCCGGGCCTGGAGTGCGCGCCCTTCGTGCTCGCCCACTCCTCCGGCGACTTCCAGTCGGTCTTCGACAACGGCCTGCCGATCACCCCCACCAAGTGGATCCGCGACGGCGAGCTGACCAGCCTGCAGGCCACCCGGCACACCGCCGGGCTGACCGGGCTGCCGGTCCGGCCGCTGGTCGACAACCTGGTGCTGGAGACCGCCGACCAGGCCGGCGCGCCGACCCTGGAGGAGATGATCGCCGGCACCGAGCGGGCGCTGCTGCTCACCTGCATCTGGTACATCCGCGAGGTGGACCCGGCCACCCTGCTGCTCACCGGCCTGACCCGGGACGGCGTCTACCTGGTCGAGGACGGCCAGGTGGTCGGTGAGGTCAACAACTTCCGGTTCAACGAGTCCCCGGTCGACCTGCTCGGCCGCATCACCGAGGTGGGCCGCACCGAGCGCTGCCTGCCCCGCGAGTGGGGCGACTACTTCAGCCGGGCGGCGATGCCCCCGGTCCGCGTGACCGACTTCAACATGAGCTCGGTCAGTCAGGCTTCCTAG
- a CDS encoding TldD/PmbA family protein — protein sequence MPPTPSAPPARAVDPLFLALPLRPLADAALDRARQLGVSHADFRLERVRSASWRLRDARPAGSSDSLQLGFAVRVVLDGAWGFAAGVDLTPQAAAQVAEQAVAVARLSAQISRAAGGADVVELAEEPVHRDATWISAYEINPFEVPDAEKTALLADWSSRLLAADGVSHVTASLLTVQENKFYADTAGTVTTQQRIRLHPSLEAVSVDERTGSFESMRTVAPPVGRGWEYLHGTGWDWQDELARIPEYLAEKVQAPSVEAGRYDLVIDPTNLWLTIHESIGHATELDRALGYEAAYAGTSFATFDKLGTLEYGSALMHVTGDRTAEHGLSTIGYDDEGVATQSWDLVKDGVLTGYQLDRRMARLKGLGRSNGCAFADSPAHVPVQRMANVSLQPVADGPDTEGLFAGVQNGLYIVGDRSWSIDMQRYNFQFTGQRAYAIRNGQLAGQVKDFAYQATTTDFWGSMAAVGGPQTYLLGGAFNCGKAQPGQVAAVSHGCPSALFQQVNVLNTQQEAGR from the coding sequence ATGCCGCCGACACCGAGCGCCCCACCTGCCCGCGCCGTCGATCCGCTGTTCCTGGCCCTGCCGTTGCGTCCGCTGGCCGACGCCGCGCTGGACCGGGCCCGGCAGCTCGGCGTCAGCCACGCCGACTTCCGCCTCGAGCGGGTCCGCAGCGCCTCCTGGCGGCTGCGCGACGCCCGTCCGGCGGGCAGCTCCGACTCCCTCCAGCTGGGCTTCGCGGTGCGCGTGGTGCTGGACGGGGCCTGGGGCTTCGCCGCCGGTGTGGACCTGACCCCGCAGGCCGCCGCCCAGGTGGCCGAGCAGGCCGTCGCGGTGGCCAGGCTCTCCGCGCAGATCAGCCGGGCGGCGGGCGGCGCGGACGTGGTGGAGCTGGCCGAGGAGCCGGTGCACCGGGACGCCACCTGGATCTCGGCCTACGAGATCAACCCCTTCGAGGTCCCGGACGCCGAGAAGACCGCGCTGCTGGCCGACTGGAGCAGCCGGCTGCTGGCCGCCGACGGGGTCTCGCATGTGACGGCCAGTCTGCTGACCGTGCAGGAGAACAAGTTCTACGCCGACACCGCCGGCACCGTCACCACCCAGCAGCGGATCCGGCTGCACCCCTCGCTGGAGGCGGTCTCGGTGGACGAGCGCACCGGCAGCTTCGAGTCGATGCGCACCGTCGCCCCGCCGGTCGGGCGCGGCTGGGAGTACCTGCACGGCACCGGCTGGGACTGGCAGGACGAGCTGGCCCGGATCCCCGAGTACCTGGCCGAGAAGGTGCAGGCCCCCAGCGTCGAGGCCGGCCGCTACGACCTGGTGATCGACCCCACCAACCTCTGGCTGACCATCCACGAGTCGATCGGCCACGCCACCGAACTGGACCGGGCACTGGGCTACGAGGCCGCCTACGCCGGCACCTCCTTCGCCACCTTCGACAAGCTCGGCACCCTCGAGTACGGCTCCGCGCTGATGCACGTCACCGGCGACCGGACCGCCGAGCACGGCCTGTCCACCATCGGCTACGACGACGAGGGCGTGGCCACCCAGTCCTGGGACCTGGTCAAGGACGGCGTGCTGACCGGCTACCAGCTGGACCGCCGGATGGCCAGGCTCAAGGGCCTTGGCCGGTCCAACGGCTGCGCCTTCGCCGACTCCCCCGCGCACGTCCCGGTGCAGCGGATGGCCAACGTCTCGCTCCAGCCGGTGGCCGACGGCCCCGACACCGAGGGCCTGTTCGCCGGGGTGCAGAACGGTCTGTACATCGTCGGCGACCGGTCCTGGTCGATCGACATGCAGCGGTACAACTTCCAGTTCACCGGCCAGCGCGCCTACGCGATCAGGAACGGTCAACTGGCCGGCCAGGTCAAGGACTTCGCCTACCAGGCCACCACCACCGACTTCTGGGGCTCGATGGCTGCGGTCGGCGGCCCGCAGACCTACCTGCTGGGCGGCGCCTTCAACTGCGGCAAGGCCCAGCCGGGCCAGGTCGCGGCGGTCAGCCACGGCTGCCCGTCGGCGCTCTTCCAGCAGGTCAACGTGCTCAACACGCAGCAGGAGGCGGGTCGCTGA